A section of the Alkalihalobacillus sp. LMS39 genome encodes:
- the flgM gene encoding flagellar biosynthesis anti-sigma factor FlgM, translating into MKINPFQSVHNNPYKKQIEKQAAVEGTKKSDKLEISKEAIEMQKGSRIELEREEKVKQIKEQLASGDYHVDPKKVASKFVDFWVK; encoded by the coding sequence ATGAAAATTAATCCTTTTCAGTCTGTACACAATAATCCGTATAAAAAACAAATTGAAAAACAAGCAGCTGTCGAAGGAACAAAAAAATCAGACAAGCTAGAGATTTCGAAAGAAGCGATTGAGATGCAAAAAGGCTCAAGAATTGAATTGGAAAGAGAAGAGAAAGTAAAGCAAATTAAAGAACAACTTGCTTCAGGTGACTATCATGTTGATCCGAAAAAAGTAGCAAGTAAATTCGTTGATTTTTGGGTGAAATAA
- a CDS encoding flagellinolysin, translating into MRINHNLASMNTHRLMNLFSKQAQNNMEKLSSGLRINRAGDDAAGLAISEKMRGQIRGLAQAARNAQDGISMIQTAEGASASVHAMLQRGRELAVQAANGTLTDSDRAALNDEVKQIKKQIDTVANTTEFNTIKLLNKGSFSATNASLVSTVRERLEHWIDDSISAIAANTSMNTTFAGGPKDMRVEFFEDSSTSAPAATMGTNDGAESLILRLNMAKISQVAELNDYGWGQIDALIAHEIVHAFQFTQMPKSLTGEIDTWFLEGMATAVQGGMPFLNQISPRSDALIVTDAGGGTGSVHNHAAGQCGCSLAGSFNGDYGSAYAATMVLHEITDGGLNSIIDRLEAGDTLNQALANTTQNNAGPGFTWDEVPDFSNTADFISWFNSSSQVNSFLNEGAIFENPIGTIASGRGEIRNVSNWSEVIVNNQTIDNPGVFNLIFTDADSSGNGIFLQIGANSGQSLMMGTVDISTNGLNLSSTNLSTRQDADRAIEQFDAAIARVSGYRSTFGALQNRLEHTISNLNNAHENLVASESRIRDVDIAKEMMEFTKNSIIQQAAQAMMAQANQRPQMILQLLG; encoded by the coding sequence TTGCGAATTAACCATAATTTAGCAAGTATGAATACTCATCGATTAATGAATCTTTTTTCAAAGCAAGCACAAAATAATATGGAGAAACTATCTTCAGGACTTCGTATTAATCGTGCTGGTGATGATGCAGCTGGCTTGGCCATCTCAGAAAAAATGAGAGGGCAAATTCGTGGTTTAGCACAAGCCGCAAGAAATGCACAAGATGGAATATCGATGATTCAAACGGCAGAAGGAGCATCGGCTTCAGTTCATGCGATGTTGCAACGGGGACGTGAATTAGCAGTTCAAGCTGCAAACGGAACGTTAACAGACTCGGACAGAGCTGCCCTCAATGATGAAGTAAAGCAAATAAAAAAACAAATCGATACAGTAGCCAATACTACAGAGTTTAACACAATTAAACTATTAAATAAGGGGTCGTTTTCAGCGACAAATGCTAGTTTGGTTTCTACTGTTAGAGAACGACTAGAGCATTGGATTGATGACTCAATTTCAGCAATTGCGGCAAATACGAGTATGAATACGACGTTTGCTGGTGGACCGAAAGATATGAGAGTTGAGTTTTTTGAAGATTCCTCTACTTCTGCACCAGCAGCAACGATGGGAACGAATGATGGTGCCGAGTCGCTAATTTTACGGTTGAATATGGCGAAGATTTCCCAAGTCGCGGAATTAAATGATTATGGTTGGGGTCAAATTGATGCATTAATTGCTCATGAGATTGTTCATGCTTTTCAGTTTACGCAAATGCCTAAGTCTCTTACTGGAGAAATTGATACATGGTTTCTGGAAGGAATGGCAACGGCTGTTCAAGGGGGTATGCCATTTTTAAATCAGATTTCGCCGAGAAGTGATGCTCTGATTGTGACTGATGCTGGTGGTGGAACGGGTTCTGTTCATAATCATGCAGCTGGTCAATGTGGCTGTAGTCTTGCGGGTAGTTTTAATGGCGATTATGGGTCTGCTTATGCAGCAACAATGGTCCTTCATGAAATTACCGATGGTGGGTTGAATTCCATTATCGACCGACTTGAAGCAGGAGATACATTAAATCAAGCGTTAGCCAATACAACTCAAAATAATGCTGGCCCTGGTTTTACCTGGGATGAAGTCCCGGACTTTTCGAATACAGCTGATTTTATTAGTTGGTTTAACTCAAGTTCACAAGTGAATAGTTTTCTAAATGAAGGGGCTATATTTGAAAATCCTATCGGGACCATTGCTTCTGGCCGAGGGGAAATTAGAAATGTTTCAAACTGGAGCGAGGTTATCGTAAATAATCAAACGATTGATAATCCAGGGGTTTTTAACCTTATATTTACAGATGCCGATAGTTCAGGCAATGGTATCTTTCTTCAAATAGGAGCTAATAGTGGTCAATCATTAATGATGGGGACTGTCGATATATCGACAAATGGATTAAACTTATCATCAACGAACCTCTCAACTAGACAAGACGCAGACAGAGCAATTGAACAATTTGATGCAGCGATTGCGAGAGTGTCTGGCTACCGTAGTACATTCGGGGCATTACAAAACCGTTTAGAGCATACAATTTCAAACTTAAATAATGCCCATGAAAATTTAGTTGCCTCAGAGTCGCGTATTCGCGATGTTGATATTGCTAAAGAGATGATGGAGTTTACGAAAAATAGTATTATCCAACAAGCGGCACAAGCTATGATGGCACAAGCTAATCAAAGACCACAAATGATATTACAATTATTAGGGTAA
- the flgK gene encoding flagellar hook-associated protein FlgK has product MTSTFHALETARRAMTTQQYALHTTGHNIANANTPGYTRQRVNFEQTQGFPTPSVNSPMIPGQLGTGVQAGSVQRVRESFLDLQFREESSKFGYWAGRFESLQRMEDIMNEPSEHGLANTIDRFWQSLQDLAANPEDAGARTVVVQRGEAVADTFRYAHDSLSALRRDIGHEIGEVQNEVNSLLQQINDLNKKIGETEPHGYVPNDLYDERDRLVDRLSSLVSVQTENVKSGGKASSVAEGRMTVYLVDNSGNRINPPLVNGSNPNSVNGINITQTDGLVDKIQIGELNDRNEIDTPHDEFNGDEFNTLGRLKGLIEAYGYAIPGADDTTVVKGIYPEMLSDLDIMAFTFASEFNKIHESGWSLSEINSGQHVGYQFFSDTNNAAVVNVEGYASRIRVSDEIRLSPDNIAASGAARNGEVRNEAFAGDGSNAVLLANMKDVRFNINGTTTNIQGFYRSVIGEMAVDTAEAGRRQGNSQTLLTSIQMRKDSVSSVSLDEELTNMIQFQHAYNAAARNITLVDEMLDRIINGMGLVGR; this is encoded by the coding sequence GTGACATCAACTTTTCATGCATTAGAAACGGCACGCCGTGCAATGACAACACAACAATATGCCCTTCATACGACAGGACATAATATCGCCAATGCGAATACACCTGGGTATACAAGACAACGAGTGAATTTTGAGCAAACACAAGGTTTCCCTACACCGTCTGTGAATAGTCCGATGATTCCAGGGCAATTAGGTACTGGGGTTCAAGCAGGGTCTGTTCAACGAGTAAGAGAATCATTTTTAGATTTACAATTTCGTGAAGAATCTTCTAAGTTTGGCTATTGGGCTGGCCGTTTTGAGTCATTACAACGAATGGAAGACATTATGAATGAACCATCTGAACATGGATTAGCGAATACAATTGATCGCTTTTGGCAGTCCCTTCAAGATTTAGCGGCTAACCCAGAAGATGCTGGAGCAAGAACGGTTGTTGTTCAACGTGGGGAAGCTGTAGCAGATACGTTCCGTTATGCACATGACTCCTTATCAGCCCTTCGTCGTGATATCGGTCATGAAATTGGCGAAGTGCAAAATGAAGTCAATTCATTACTACAACAAATTAATGATTTAAATAAAAAAATCGGTGAAACAGAACCACATGGGTATGTACCAAATGATTTGTATGATGAGCGTGATAGATTAGTAGACCGTCTTTCAAGTTTAGTGAGTGTACAAACTGAAAATGTAAAAAGCGGTGGAAAAGCCAGTTCTGTTGCTGAAGGACGTATGACCGTTTATTTAGTCGATAACAGTGGAAATCGCATTAATCCCCCATTAGTAAATGGTAGTAACCCGAATTCAGTGAATGGAATCAATATTACACAAACGGATGGTTTAGTAGATAAAATTCAAATCGGTGAGTTAAACGATAGAAATGAAATTGATACACCACATGATGAATTCAATGGAGATGAGTTCAATACACTTGGAAGATTGAAAGGATTAATAGAAGCTTATGGATATGCTATACCTGGAGCGGATGACACTACAGTCGTAAAAGGGATTTATCCTGAAATGTTAAGTGACTTGGATATTATGGCTTTTACTTTTGCATCAGAATTCAATAAAATCCATGAATCTGGTTGGAGCCTTTCAGAGATTAATAGTGGACAACATGTTGGCTATCAATTTTTTAGTGATACAAACAATGCTGCTGTTGTGAATGTTGAAGGATATGCTTCTAGAATTCGAGTTTCAGATGAAATTCGCTTATCACCAGATAATATCGCTGCATCAGGTGCGGCGAGAAATGGTGAAGTAAGAAACGAAGCATTTGCAGGTGATGGAAGTAATGCGGTATTGTTAGCTAATATGAAAGATGTACGTTTTAATATAAATGGGACAACAACAAATATCCAAGGGTTTTATCGAAGTGTCATTGGTGAGATGGCAGTGGATACAGCAGAAGCGGGAAGACGACAAGGTAACTCGCAAACGTTATTAACGAGTATTCAAATGCGTAAAGATTCTGTTAGTAGTGTGTCGTTAGATGAAGAACTAACGAATATGATTCAATTCCAACATGCATATAACGCAGCAGCAAGAAACATTACGTTAGTAGATGAAATGTTAGACCGTATTATTAACGGAATGGGTCTTGTAGGAAGATAA
- the fliD gene encoding flagellar filament capping protein FliD, translating into MRFSGLASGMDTESIVRDLMRVRRIPVDRMMQQKQVFQWQMDSYRDVNRKFGEFRNNIVDNMLLTSANLRAKTAVSSNDARVSATASASAGNVSYRITEVSKLATAASTFSSSAITTGSKLDTTKSIMSQRDSFANGIEWKEGIVERQSFKAVAGQMSFQLDPQKAANIKTDYTNDMVVKVNGKVFNVVDITGQGSDGLGPDQVGIDYSTGTLRFAQGMTSNADVSVTYFREDNTQTLPASVSAPRQNFQLANGSIDLQSLTLTVGDKEFTANGDQYKIVTNINELNENSVFVNVDTGAITFHSAQTQSVQANYKQMFATAGVTTHNATGPVQDKFVFEGRTTLNQMMNTMNNSPVGISMFYDPHTDSIAATRKVQGLYNKTGDQTEMSFEGSFFTQALKLDSRGSQGAQNATFIINGLETERNSNTFTLSGVTFTLKETFLATENAAPINISVNTNTDKIMDTIKDFVNRYNELIEMANGLMSENRQRSFQPLTDEQKEAMSEKEIEQWEEKAKSGLLRNDPLISNALTRLRSDVFSPVTTSGPFNQLAQIGITTSRDYMSGGKLEINEDRLRQAIERDPDGVANLFTADGEGSESQGIVRRMRDSLDHAMTTIAQRAGGSRGFNQSHQFTLGRNINSLDSRIDNMERRMKQIEDRYWKQFSAMESAMMRANQQAETMFAQLFSNQG; encoded by the coding sequence ATGAGATTTTCAGGTTTAGCTTCGGGAATGGATACAGAGTCGATAGTAAGAGACTTAATGAGAGTCCGTCGAATCCCAGTTGATAGAATGATGCAACAAAAACAAGTGTTTCAATGGCAAATGGATTCGTATCGAGACGTTAATCGAAAGTTCGGTGAATTTCGTAACAATATTGTGGATAATATGCTTTTAACGAGTGCTAATTTAAGAGCAAAGACAGCTGTGAGTTCAAATGATGCAAGAGTTTCTGCAACGGCTTCAGCAAGTGCTGGTAATGTTTCATACAGAATTACTGAAGTATCAAAATTAGCGACAGCTGCATCGACTTTTAGTAGTTCTGCAATTACAACAGGTTCAAAACTTGACACTACAAAAAGTATAATGTCGCAGCGTGATAGTTTTGCAAACGGTATAGAATGGAAAGAAGGCATCGTAGAACGCCAATCATTTAAAGCTGTAGCTGGACAAATGAGTTTTCAACTTGATCCTCAAAAAGCTGCGAATATAAAGACTGATTATACAAATGATATGGTTGTTAAAGTGAACGGTAAAGTGTTTAATGTTGTGGATATTACTGGACAAGGGTCAGACGGTTTAGGACCAGACCAAGTCGGAATCGATTATTCAACGGGAACCCTTCGTTTCGCGCAAGGGATGACTTCGAATGCGGATGTGAGTGTAACTTATTTTAGAGAAGATAATACACAAACACTACCAGCGAGCGTAAGTGCTCCAAGACAAAACTTCCAACTAGCAAATGGTTCAATCGATTTACAATCATTAACGCTAACTGTTGGCGATAAAGAATTTACAGCAAATGGCGATCAATATAAAATCGTAACAAATATAAATGAGTTAAATGAAAATAGTGTGTTTGTTAACGTAGATACAGGTGCTATTACATTCCATAGTGCTCAGACACAATCTGTGCAAGCGAACTATAAGCAAATGTTTGCGACGGCTGGTGTAACGACACATAATGCAACAGGGCCAGTGCAAGATAAGTTTGTATTTGAAGGCAGAACAACATTAAACCAGATGATGAATACGATGAACAACTCTCCTGTTGGAATAAGTATGTTTTACGATCCTCATACAGACAGCATTGCAGCAACGCGAAAAGTGCAAGGTTTGTATAATAAAACAGGTGACCAAACGGAAATGAGTTTTGAAGGAAGTTTTTTTACACAAGCTTTGAAACTCGATAGTCGTGGAAGTCAAGGAGCTCAAAATGCTACTTTCATTATTAATGGGTTAGAAACAGAAAGAAACTCAAATACTTTCACATTAAGTGGAGTTACCTTTACATTAAAAGAAACGTTTCTAGCTACTGAAAATGCAGCTCCAATAAATATTTCGGTTAATACAAACACAGACAAAATTATGGATACGATTAAAGATTTTGTTAACCGTTATAATGAGTTAATTGAAATGGCGAATGGTTTAATGAGTGAAAACCGTCAACGTAGCTTCCAACCATTAACCGATGAGCAAAAAGAAGCAATGTCAGAAAAGGAAATTGAACAGTGGGAAGAAAAAGCGAAAAGTGGTTTACTGCGCAATGACCCATTAATATCTAATGCTTTGACTCGCTTACGTTCAGATGTATTTTCACCTGTTACTACGTCTGGGCCTTTCAATCAGTTGGCGCAAATCGGAATAACAACATCACGCGATTATATGTCAGGTGGAAAACTTGAAATCAATGAAGACCGTTTAAGACAAGCAATTGAACGTGACCCAGATGGTGTCGCTAATCTTTTTACAGCTGACGGAGAAGGGTCTGAATCACAAGGTATTGTACGACGCATGAGAGATAGTCTTGACCATGCAATGACAACGATAGCTCAACGAGCAGGTGGTAGTCGAGGTTTTAACCAAAGCCATCAGTTTACATTAGGAAGAAATATTAATAGTTTAGATAGTCGTATTGATAATATGGAAAGAAGAATGAAACAAATTGAAGACCGGTATTGGAAACAGTTTAGTGCAATGGAATCGGCTATGATGAGAGCGAATCAACAGGCAGAAACGATGTTTGCACAATTATTTAGTAACCAAGGATAA
- a CDS encoding flagellin, whose protein sequence is MIINNNISALNTFRQMGVNNNAGAKAMEKLSSGLRINRAGDDAAGLAISEKMRGQIRGLDQASRNAQDGISLIQTAEGALNETHNILQRMRELAVQSSNDTNTESDRKEIQKEVDQLTNEIDRIANTTEFNTQKLLNGEKQGLRSAATGTVTLESNTTATVTAAAADTDELSTSGTVIITRVATGGDNLADDFQIGDPAQLGAALNDDGDELTGFGSTLDLSGLSNMQVGESVTISIKANDEGHANASTALSFQIGANSGQNILVGINDMRADALGVREDGKALDITDAEKATAAITTINNAIETVSAQRSQLGAFQNRLEHTISNLDNSAENLQAAESRIRDVDMAKEVMEMTRANILGQASQAMLAQANQKPQSVLQLLG, encoded by the coding sequence ATGATTATCAACAACAATATTTCAGCTTTAAACACGTTCCGTCAAATGGGCGTAAACAACAACGCTGGTGCAAAAGCAATGGAAAAATTATCTTCAGGTCTTCGTATCAACCGTGCAGGTGACGATGCAGCTGGATTAGCAATCTCTGAAAAAATGCGTGGACAGATTCGCGGTTTAGACCAAGCTTCTCGTAACGCTCAAGATGGTATCTCTTTAATTCAAACAGCTGAAGGTGCATTAAACGAAACTCACAACATCCTTCAACGTATGCGTGAATTAGCGGTTCAATCTTCAAATGATACAAACACTGAGTCTGACCGTAAAGAAATCCAAAAAGAAGTTGACCAGTTAACAAACGAAATCGACCGTATTGCTAACACAACGGAGTTCAATACACAAAAATTATTGAATGGTGAAAAACAAGGTCTTAGATCAGCTGCTACAGGTACTGTAACGCTAGAGTCTAATACAACAGCTACAGTAACAGCAGCTGCTGCTGATACAGATGAGCTTTCAACATCTGGAACAGTTATTATTACACGTGTTGCTACTGGTGGAGATAACTTAGCTGACGATTTCCAAATTGGTGACCCAGCTCAATTAGGTGCAGCACTTAATGATGACGGAGATGAGTTAACAGGTTTTGGTTCTACACTTGATTTATCAGGACTTTCAAATATGCAAGTTGGTGAAAGTGTAACTATTAGCATTAAAGCTAACGATGAAGGACATGCTAATGCTTCTACTGCTTTATCATTCCAAATCGGTGCTAACAGTGGTCAAAATATCCTAGTTGGAATTAATGATATGAGAGCTGATGCTTTAGGAGTTCGTGAAGATGGTAAAGCTCTTGACATCACTGATGCTGAAAAAGCAACTGCTGCTATCACAACTATCAACAACGCTATCGAGACTGTTTCTGCTCAACGTTCTCAACTTGGAGCATTCCAAAACCGTTTAGAGCACACTATTTCTAACTTAGACAACTCAGCTGAAAACCTTCAAGCTGCAGAGTCTCGTATCCGTGACGTAGACATGGCGAAAGAAGTAATGGAAATGACTCGTGCTAATATCCTTGGCCAAGCTTCTCAAGCTATGCTTGCTCAAGCTAACCAAAAACCACAATCAGTTCTTCAATTACTTGGATAA
- a CDS encoding TIGR03826 family flagellar region protein encodes MNNIENCPKCGNVFVKAFRSVCDKCHKEVEVMFQTVYTYIRKKENRMASVVEITQATEVEGEYIYQFIREGRLKVNHFPNLSYPCSTCGTMIKEGKICAGCKKSINDGLKLEQTEKDVRDRNRQQENAKYRTYETLNDRLK; translated from the coding sequence ATGAATAATATCGAAAATTGTCCGAAATGTGGAAATGTATTTGTGAAAGCTTTTCGTTCTGTTTGTGATAAGTGTCATAAAGAAGTTGAAGTTATGTTTCAAACGGTGTATACGTACATTCGAAAAAAAGAAAACCGGATGGCATCAGTAGTAGAAATTACACAAGCGACAGAGGTAGAAGGCGAATATATTTATCAGTTTATTCGTGAAGGTCGTTTAAAAGTGAACCACTTTCCAAACCTTTCATATCCTTGTTCAACTTGTGGCACAATGATTAAAGAAGGCAAAATATGTGCGGGTTGTAAAAAATCGATTAATGATGGATTAAAGCTAGAACAAACAGAGAAAGATGTTCGTGACCGAAATCGTCAACAAGAAAACGCAAAATACCGGACATATGAAACGTTAAATGACCGACTTAAATAA
- a CDS encoding flagellar protein FlaG, which yields MDIQKLSGGHTVEMKQRSEVKQSGHQEMPSQAVLKPVQSSIHGTKKEDKKEIEAQVEGLNNMLQPHEVGLKFNVHEKLDRLYVQVVDRKTDDVIREIPPEKFLDMISSMLEHAGLIVDKKV from the coding sequence ATGGACATTCAAAAGTTGTCTGGTGGTCATACAGTAGAAATGAAGCAACGTAGTGAAGTAAAACAAAGTGGACATCAAGAAATGCCGTCACAAGCTGTGTTGAAACCGGTTCAATCTTCAATACATGGTACTAAAAAAGAAGATAAGAAAGAAATAGAAGCCCAAGTGGAAGGGTTAAATAACATGTTACAGCCACACGAGGTTGGGCTCAAATTTAATGTTCATGAAAAGCTAGACCGTTTATATGTACAAGTCGTTGATCGAAAAACGGATGACGTCATTAGAGAAATACCTCCAGAAAAGTTTCTAGATATGATATCTTCAATGTTAGAACATGCTGGACTTATTGTAGATAAAAAAGTATGA
- the csrA gene encoding carbon storage regulator CsrA — MLVLSRKKNQSIKIADDIEITILAVDGEQVKLGISAPKHVEIHRKEVYLAIQQENSQAGSVTLDIINKMLKRK, encoded by the coding sequence ATGCTAGTCTTATCAAGGAAAAAAAATCAATCAATCAAAATTGCTGATGATATTGAAATTACAATCCTTGCTGTTGATGGTGAGCAAGTTAAGTTAGGAATTTCGGCCCCTAAACATGTGGAGATTCATCGGAAAGAAGTGTATTTAGCCATCCAGCAAGAAAATAGCCAAGCTGGAAGTGTCACTTTAGATATTATTAATAAAATGTTAAAAAGAAAATAA
- a CDS encoding flagellar export chaperone FlgN, translating to MSTKKIAEVLQELLTVHQVFRKIAKEKAEVLKKGDMPALDQLIKKEAVVIQQLKKLEQDRLFVVEQYLHSKGLVTEGVTMAQLIQMTSPEEQEVLEKLQQELLDEIEGLKAENELNQQLIQDSLRFVNLSLDMLSPQQDEEVNYKRPKPNQYEGGASRSIFDSRA from the coding sequence ATGTCAACAAAGAAAATTGCTGAAGTGTTGCAAGAACTACTGACGGTACATCAAGTGTTTCGGAAAATAGCAAAAGAAAAAGCCGAAGTGTTAAAAAAAGGTGATATGCCGGCTCTTGACCAGCTTATAAAAAAAGAAGCTGTTGTCATTCAACAGCTGAAAAAATTAGAGCAAGACCGATTGTTTGTTGTTGAGCAGTATTTGCATAGCAAGGGATTGGTGACAGAAGGCGTAACGATGGCACAGTTAATTCAAATGACATCTCCAGAAGAACAAGAGGTGTTGGAAAAACTGCAACAAGAATTATTGGATGAAATTGAAGGGCTAAAAGCCGAAAATGAGCTTAACCAACAATTAATTCAAGATTCGTTGCGGTTTGTGAACCTTTCCCTTGATATGTTATCACCGCAACAAGATGAAGAAGTAAACTACAAACGACCAAAACCGAATCAGTATGAAGGCGGAGCAAGCCGTTCAATCTTTGATTCAAGAGCATAA
- the flgL gene encoding flagellar hook-associated protein FlgL codes for MRITQSMLSQNTLRHLNQGYERLGRLQDQLASQKKITRASQDPVVAMKGMRYRSEVVEVEQFKRNLSEVYSWMDNADSGLDKVTQALHRVRELVVQASNDTYDASQRANIAKEVQQINEHIASLANTSVNGKYIFNGTNTTNKPVDLKNINIPFGNFNPAESQDFVINHNNKQFTFNGTAFVNGDETITVGEGPDFTLTYQRGDNEPETLQHNEVILSRRAALSTNGENVAIEVMKGIHMPVNIRPQNVFSAEMFADLNKIVGDLNNPNISSEELSGFLNKLDKSIDNVVSERAELGARVNRVEMIDQRVMEQEIVAKRVLSDNEDIDIERVIMELITQESVHRAALSAGARLMQPTLLDFLR; via the coding sequence ATGAGAATTACACAATCAATGTTATCGCAAAACACGCTACGCCACCTTAATCAAGGATATGAGCGTCTCGGACGACTTCAGGACCAATTAGCATCCCAGAAAAAAATAACGAGAGCTTCTCAAGACCCGGTTGTTGCGATGAAAGGCATGCGTTATCGCTCAGAAGTAGTAGAAGTTGAGCAGTTTAAACGGAATTTAAGTGAAGTATATTCTTGGATGGATAATGCAGATTCAGGATTAGATAAAGTAACCCAGGCACTTCACCGAGTTAGGGAATTAGTTGTCCAAGCATCAAATGATACGTATGATGCGTCGCAACGAGCAAATATTGCTAAAGAAGTACAGCAGATTAATGAGCATATTGCTTCGTTAGCGAATACGAGTGTAAATGGGAAATATATTTTTAACGGTACAAACACAACAAACAAACCTGTGGATTTAAAAAATATTAATATACCATTTGGTAATTTTAATCCAGCAGAGTCGCAAGATTTTGTCATTAATCATAATAATAAACAATTTACGTTTAACGGCACGGCGTTTGTTAATGGGGATGAAACGATTACTGTTGGAGAAGGACCTGACTTTACGTTAACTTATCAAAGAGGGGATAATGAGCCAGAAACGCTTCAGCATAACGAAGTCATTTTATCAAGGAGAGCCGCATTATCTACTAATGGAGAAAATGTTGCCATTGAAGTGATGAAAGGAATTCATATGCCGGTGAACATTCGTCCTCAAAATGTCTTCTCGGCTGAAATGTTTGCGGACTTAAATAAAATAGTCGGTGATTTAAACAATCCGAATATATCTTCAGAAGAGTTAAGTGGATTTTTAAACAAACTAGATAAATCGATTGATAATGTCGTCTCCGAACGAGCGGAGTTAGGGGCGCGAGTTAACAGGGTCGAAATGATCGACCAACGGGTCATGGAGCAAGAAATTGTTGCAAAACGCGTATTGTCCGATAATGAAGATATTGATATAGAGCGGGTTATTATGGAGCTCATTACGCAAGAAAGCGTTCATCGTGCAGCGTTATCAGCGGGAGCAAGGCTAATGCAACCTACGTTACTTGACTTTTTAAGATAA
- the fliW gene encoding flagellar assembly protein FliW: MKLHTKFLGEVDIKEEQFVTFEQGLPAFEEEKQFVVLPFGEDTQFMTLQSVQTKDCAFVIVDPFQFYKEYNVKLPEAMIEQLEIEEEQDVAIFVLLTVQDPFTNTTANLQGPIVINMKKQKGKQLVMADSGYETKHRLFPEAAVKEEK, from the coding sequence TTGAAATTACATACAAAGTTTTTAGGTGAAGTGGACATTAAAGAAGAACAGTTCGTAACATTTGAACAAGGATTACCGGCTTTTGAAGAAGAAAAACAGTTTGTTGTCTTACCATTCGGTGAGGATACGCAATTTATGACATTGCAATCTGTTCAAACGAAGGATTGTGCATTTGTTATTGTTGATCCTTTTCAGTTTTATAAAGAATATAATGTGAAATTACCAGAAGCAATGATTGAACAGTTAGAAATTGAAGAGGAACAAGACGTTGCCATTTTTGTTCTTCTAACAGTACAAGACCCGTTTACAAACACAACAGCCAACCTCCAAGGCCCTATCGTCATTAATATGAAAAAACAAAAAGGCAAACAACTCGTCATGGCTGACAGCGGCTATGAAACAAAGCATCGTCTATTCCCGGAAGCAGCAGTAAAGGAGGAGAAATGA
- a CDS encoding DUF6470 family protein: MQLPYLDITTTDAKIGMKSNTPPIRISQRDADVTMRGNGVDHIKISTTASQLFIDQSAAFADAGLKGPLRRADEHAQKTTSKIYEFMAKKMQQGDAMMKIENGSNVIPRLAVEDGKLFDFNLQYKQMPTGTEKVRFNYSPSKVSIEGPQNRLDINVNIHKPQYQVSKWQTDVYVQQKESIHFSVVGLNVNRGL, translated from the coding sequence ATGCAGTTACCATATTTGGATATAACAACAACAGATGCAAAAATTGGGATGAAATCTAATACTCCCCCTATTCGAATTTCACAACGTGATGCCGATGTAACGATGCGTGGAAATGGTGTTGACCATATAAAAATTAGTACGACTGCGTCACAGTTATTTATTGACCAGTCAGCAGCTTTTGCCGATGCAGGGTTAAAAGGACCATTACGTCGAGCTGACGAACATGCCCAAAAAACAACGTCAAAGATTTACGAATTTATGGCGAAGAAAATGCAGCAAGGCGATGCGATGATGAAAATTGAGAATGGGTCTAATGTGATTCCACGTCTTGCAGTTGAGGATGGGAAATTATTTGATTTTAATTTGCAATACAAGCAAATGCCAACAGGGACTGAGAAGGTGAGATTTAATTATTCACCATCAAAAGTTTCGATTGAAGGTCCACAAAATCGTTTAGATATTAATGTAAATATCCATAAACCTCAATATCAAGTGTCAAAGTGGCAAACAGATGTATATGTGCAACAAAAAGAATCAATTCATTTTTCGGTTGTTGGACTGAATGTGAATCGGGGATTATAG